The window GCATAGCTCTCCTCGATGGCGCTGATGATGCTCACACGCATGGAATCAAGACCGGCATCGACGATCTTTCGGATGCCCTCGGTATAGCCGGCATTCGTGTTGATATTGATCTGCCCGCGCTTCGTCTCAGCACGAATCAGACGCTCGGCTGCCGCGATCGCATCCGCCGCAAGCGACGGCTCGCCCTCGCAGCCCTGCCCAAAACTCACGATGGCATCGGGTGCAGTCGACAGATGATAGACGCCGACCTGCGCGATTTCCTCGGGCGTCGGGTGGAACGTGATGCGGCTCTGCGGCGAGGGACAGCACTCGGCGGGCTGCAGGGAGATGCAGCCGAAGCAATTCGCGTTGCAGACAGGCGACGTCGGTATGCCCGCTTCCCAGCGACGGTAAAAGAGATTCTGCGCCGTGCAGCAATGCCACTTCAAGGAGCAGCCCGCCACCTGTTCGACGATGCGGTTGCCCGGCAGATCCTTTTCAACGCGGCGCACGAGTTTCTTTAGTTCGCGCGTGTTGTAGTATACGGGATCCCACTTCATATTCTCATCCGTATAGAGCGCCGCCGCATAAAGCTCATCCTTGTAGAGCACGACCGCTGTGTAGCCGTAGAGAGCGAGC of the Selenomonas sputigena genome contains:
- a CDS encoding radical SAM protein, which codes for MKAEIRALYADEDGAIFDAPGIAGLGRSGDTLVPLAPADLIPLPESADLMFLPERAAMGMTAAGEMLPLAGRAVAAILPAGYTRLFLPAFQREEGAERLALYGYTAVVLYKDELYAAALYTDENMKWDPVYYNTRELKKLVRRVEKDLPGNRIVEQVAGCSLKWHCCTAQNLFYRRWEAGIPTSPVCNANCFGCISLQPAECCPSPQSRITFHPTPEEIAQVGVYHLSTAPDAIVSFGQGCEGEPSLAADAIAAAERLIRAETKRGQININTNAGYTEGIRKIVDAGLDSMRVSIISAIEESYAAYYRSNYTLADVKESIRYALSHGVYVSLNMLFFPGFNDRAEELEAWRSFFRELPVNMVQVRNLNVDPDAFLEVMPEAQGEAVGAREFLERLKKEFPTLVIGSFSHYVE